One part of the Mesorhizobium sp. M4B.F.Ca.ET.058.02.1.1 genome encodes these proteins:
- a CDS encoding DUF3095 domain-containing protein, with protein sequence METAAASDPFVASLPVFAKFESVADIDNYKPLPDGWALATADIVGSTRAIEAGRYKTVNMAGASVISALLNALGRQDLPFVFGGDGALVAFPGSALEVTRNALAAVQRWVADELDLTLRAAIVPIKDIRAQGRDVRVARFQASEAVFYAMFAGGGGSWAEAEMKAGRYRIDPAPAGARPDLTGLSCRWNPIEARHGEIVSIIAIPGASRDLRGFQFLASDIIALAGRQERDGHPVPVNGPDYSLLPAGLDIEARATAPAGRRWLTKLWVMFLMTLTAVTDRYGWTIGSFDPKIYKRDVASNSDFRKFDDGLKMTIDVDADVLQRIENRLKQAEEAGICNYGLHRQKSALMTCLVASPLQRDHLHFIDGAAGGYAVAAASLKAKVPV encoded by the coding sequence ATGGAAACAGCCGCCGCGTCCGACCCGTTTGTCGCTTCTCTGCCGGTCTTCGCAAAGTTCGAAAGCGTTGCCGATATCGACAACTACAAGCCTCTCCCCGATGGCTGGGCTCTGGCCACGGCCGACATCGTCGGCTCGACCAGGGCGATCGAGGCAGGGCGCTATAAAACCGTCAACATGGCCGGCGCCAGCGTCATTTCGGCGCTGCTCAACGCGCTGGGTCGGCAAGACCTTCCCTTTGTCTTCGGCGGCGACGGCGCGCTCGTGGCGTTTCCCGGCTCGGCGCTGGAGGTTACCCGCAACGCGCTGGCGGCTGTCCAGAGATGGGTGGCAGACGAGCTGGACCTCACCTTGCGTGCTGCAATCGTGCCGATAAAAGATATAAGAGCGCAAGGCCGCGACGTCCGCGTGGCGAGGTTTCAAGCCTCAGAAGCGGTCTTCTATGCCATGTTCGCCGGCGGAGGCGGCAGTTGGGCTGAAGCCGAGATGAAAGCGGGGCGCTACCGCATCGATCCTGCGCCGGCTGGCGCGCGGCCGGATCTGACCGGCCTGTCCTGCCGCTGGAACCCGATCGAAGCCCGGCATGGCGAAATCGTCTCGATCATAGCCATACCGGGGGCGTCGCGTGACTTGCGCGGTTTTCAGTTTCTGGCGTCCGACATCATCGCCCTTGCCGGCAGGCAGGAACGCGATGGCCACCCGGTACCGGTGAACGGGCCGGACTACAGTCTGCTGCCTGCCGGCCTCGATATCGAGGCGCGCGCCACGGCGCCGGCAGGACGGCGGTGGTTAACGAAGCTGTGGGTAATGTTCCTGATGACGCTTACGGCTGTCACCGATAGATATGGCTGGACGATCGGCAGTTTCGATCCGAAGATCTACAAACGCGACGTGGCCAGCAACTCGGATTTCCGGAAGTTCGACGACGGCTTGAAGATGACCATCGACGTTGACGCGGATGTGTTGCAACGGATCGAGAACCGGCTGAAGCAGGCGGAAGAGGCGGGCATCTGCAACTATGGCCTGCACCGCCAGAAATCGGCATTGATGACATGCCTGGTCGCTTCGCCGCTGCAGCGCGATCACCTTCATTTCATCGATGGCGCGGCCGGCGGCTATGCCGTGGCTGCCGCAAGCCTGAAGGCGAAGGTACCGGTTTGA
- a CDS encoding ABC transporter ATP-binding protein, whose protein sequence is MNSGVDLLRIEDVGISFAIIGGPLHAVRRANLRVLPGKVTALVGESGSGKSVLSQAVMGILPNTAHVRGRILFSDPEKPGMTQDILQMPRDGPEIRALRGSRIGKIFQEPMTSLSPLHTIGNQVSESLQIHTPMARAERKARTEEMLSLVGFPNPRRAYDMYPFELSGGLRQRAMIAMALICRPALLIADEPTTALDVTIQAQILQLLRGLQTKLNMAMLLITHDLGVVANVADEVVVMYHGEIMEAGPVEAIFRRPGHPYLKGLMAAVPHFDLKPGERLKALREVPVSVGNLLGEQTAPASKGPDDLLLSVRDLKKTFTIRKSGWFGGDHQTSVRAVDGVSFDIRRGECLGLVGESGCGKTTVSKILMRAVTPSGGSVIFNGRDGPIDVLEGEGDALRMLRAKIQMVFQDPVSSLSPRMTVENILSEPLEIHQRGNAASRLATVKSLMQAIGLDPRFIKRYPHSFSGGQRQRIGIARALALGPELLICDEPVSALDVSVQAQILNLLKDLQKELGLTYLFISHNLAVVDYMADRIAVMCGGRIVELAPREILLRRPIHPYTRSLVAAVPFPDLDRPMDFKTLKLGGASDTSAWGPQFRDEGEEDTLSPLDLGGGHLVLARRSADVSELRP, encoded by the coding sequence ATGAATTCGGGCGTTGATCTGCTACGGATCGAGGATGTTGGCATCTCTTTTGCCATTATTGGGGGACCCTTGCATGCGGTCAGGCGCGCAAATCTTCGCGTCCTGCCGGGCAAGGTCACCGCGCTTGTAGGCGAGTCAGGTTCCGGAAAATCGGTTCTCAGCCAGGCAGTGATGGGCATTTTGCCGAACACAGCCCATGTTCGCGGCCGTATCCTGTTTTCCGACCCTGAAAAACCCGGCATGACGCAGGATATCCTGCAGATGCCGCGTGATGGACCCGAAATCCGAGCGTTGAGAGGGAGCCGCATCGGCAAGATATTTCAGGAGCCGATGACATCGCTGTCGCCGCTGCACACGATCGGCAACCAGGTCAGCGAATCCCTGCAGATTCATACGCCCATGGCTCGGGCGGAGCGCAAGGCGCGGACCGAGGAAATGCTCAGCCTTGTCGGCTTTCCCAATCCCAGGCGCGCTTACGACATGTATCCCTTTGAACTTTCGGGAGGATTGCGTCAGCGCGCGATGATCGCCATGGCGCTTATCTGCCGGCCCGCCCTGTTGATCGCCGACGAGCCGACGACGGCGTTGGACGTCACCATACAGGCGCAAATCCTGCAATTGCTGCGCGGGCTTCAGACAAAGCTGAACATGGCGATGCTGCTGATCACGCACGACCTCGGCGTGGTCGCCAATGTCGCCGACGAGGTGGTGGTCATGTACCATGGCGAGATCATGGAAGCGGGACCCGTCGAGGCGATATTCCGCCGGCCAGGCCACCCTTACCTTAAGGGTCTGATGGCAGCCGTTCCGCATTTCGACCTGAAGCCTGGCGAAAGGCTAAAGGCGCTCCGCGAGGTGCCGGTGAGTGTCGGGAACCTGCTCGGCGAGCAGACGGCGCCGGCATCGAAGGGGCCGGACGACCTCCTGCTATCGGTCAGGGATCTGAAAAAGACCTTCACTATCCGCAAGTCCGGATGGTTCGGCGGGGATCATCAAACCTCTGTTCGTGCCGTGGACGGCGTGAGCTTCGATATCAGGCGGGGTGAGTGCCTGGGTCTGGTCGGCGAAAGCGGCTGCGGCAAAACCACCGTCAGCAAGATCCTTATGCGGGCTGTCACCCCTAGCGGCGGCTCTGTGATCTTCAACGGCCGCGATGGGCCGATCGACGTCCTGGAAGGCGAGGGAGATGCCCTGCGTATGCTGCGCGCGAAAATCCAGATGGTCTTCCAGGATCCGGTTTCGTCGCTTTCACCTCGCATGACGGTGGAGAACATCTTGAGCGAGCCGTTGGAAATCCATCAACGTGGCAATGCCGCGTCCCGACTTGCCACGGTGAAGAGCCTGATGCAGGCAATCGGGCTCGATCCGCGCTTTATCAAGCGTTATCCGCACAGTTTCTCCGGTGGGCAGCGTCAGCGTATCGGCATTGCGCGCGCCTTGGCGCTGGGGCCTGAACTCCTGATCTGCGACGAGCCGGTTTCGGCGCTCGATGTCTCTGTCCAGGCGCAGATACTGAACCTTCTGAAGGACCTGCAGAAGGAACTGGGTCTGACCTACCTGTTCATATCCCACAACCTGGCGGTGGTGGATTACATGGCAGACCGCATCGCGGTCATGTGCGGCGGGCGTATCGTCGAGCTTGCGCCGCGCGAAATTCTGCTTAGGAGACCGATCCACCCCTACACACGCTCACTGGTTGCCGCAGTACCTTTCCCTGATCTCGACAGGCCGATGGATTTCAAGACGCTGAAGCTCGGCGGCGCTTCCGACACCAGCGCTTGGGGACCGCAATTCCGCGACGAGGGCGAAGAGGATACGCTGTCGCCGCTCGACCTTGGCGGCGGCCACCTCGTGCTGGCCCGACGTTCGGCCGATGTCAGCGAGCTACGCCCTTGA
- a CDS encoding adenylate/guanylate cyclase domain-containing protein, protein MSKTQAEISTILMDKVADWLTQSALAGSDLEALVKGFCERLAAAGLPLKRVHLSFSMLHPLYDALGFTWIRGQGMEVEGFRVEPGEPSDRFLTSPYYHLLSNKLDHLRRRIDPSLPPEFPIFGELALMGVTDYMAFVHPFSDDTSQGMIGSWSTDGTAGFSDSMISALLRIQSHLAIATKMAVLTKLADNMMTTYLGGDAGRRVLDGQIRRGEGDTIRAALVMGDMRGSTRLAATSGREIYIDTLNQFFDAVAAPFNRKGGQIMSFIGDGFIAVYPCERHRSQSEIACQAALAAAHQATARVVDLNLRRKQQGLSDIKFGIGLHVGNVMFGNVGLTDRLTFSAFGSAVNEVQRLQILTKKYPHSVLASKDFASYCGANSWLTLGHEELTGIKQKLTVLSPDLSGALALDEDGAMETIHDRKSEAEQVMLLHRDAARLSAGDPSKLQ, encoded by the coding sequence ATGAGTAAAACGCAAGCAGAAATTTCTACCATTCTCATGGATAAGGTTGCAGATTGGCTGACCCAATCGGCGCTGGCGGGCAGCGACCTGGAAGCCTTGGTAAAGGGCTTTTGCGAACGGCTGGCTGCTGCCGGCCTGCCGCTAAAGCGGGTGCATTTGAGCTTTTCGATGCTGCACCCGCTTTATGATGCGCTTGGCTTCACGTGGATTCGCGGCCAGGGCATGGAAGTGGAAGGCTTCCGGGTTGAGCCCGGCGAGCCGTCCGACAGATTCCTGACCAGCCCGTACTACCATCTGCTCAGCAACAAGCTCGACCATCTGCGACGCCGGATCGACCCGTCATTGCCGCCGGAGTTTCCGATTTTCGGTGAACTCGCGCTTATGGGCGTCACCGACTACATGGCTTTCGTACATCCCTTCAGCGACGACACAAGTCAGGGCATGATCGGGTCTTGGTCCACCGACGGTACTGCAGGCTTCAGCGATAGCATGATTTCAGCGCTGCTTCGCATCCAGAGCCATCTCGCGATCGCAACCAAGATGGCGGTGCTTACCAAGCTCGCCGACAACATGATGACCACCTATCTCGGCGGCGACGCCGGCAGGCGCGTGCTTGACGGTCAGATCAGGCGCGGCGAGGGCGATACAATCCGGGCCGCACTTGTCATGGGCGACATGCGCGGCTCGACAAGGCTTGCCGCAACCTCGGGCCGTGAAATCTATATCGATACGCTGAACCAGTTTTTCGACGCCGTTGCCGCACCTTTCAATCGCAAAGGCGGGCAGATCATGAGTTTTATTGGGGACGGCTTCATTGCCGTATACCCTTGCGAACGGCACCGTTCGCAGTCCGAGATCGCCTGCCAGGCTGCTCTTGCGGCAGCGCATCAGGCTACCGCGCGCGTCGTGGATCTCAATCTGCGCCGAAAGCAGCAGGGGTTGTCCGACATAAAATTTGGCATCGGCCTGCATGTCGGCAATGTGATGTTCGGTAATGTCGGGCTTACCGACCGGCTCACATTCTCTGCCTTCGGCTCAGCTGTAAACGAGGTCCAGCGCCTCCAGATCCTGACCAAGAAGTATCCGCACAGCGTTCTCGCCAGCAAGGACTTCGCCAGCTATTGCGGCGCAAACAGCTGGCTGACGCTGGGCCATGAGGAGCTGACTGGCATCAAGCAGAAGCTGACGGTGCTTTCACCCGATCTGTCGGGTGCGCTCGCACTCGATGAGGACGGTGCGATGGAGACCATTCACGATCGGAAATCGGAGGCCGAGCAGGTCATGCTGCTGCACCGCGATGCCGCCCGGCTATCGGCGGGAGACCCGAGCAAGCTCCAGTAA
- a CDS encoding ABC transporter permease: MLRYIVWRIAVMVPTLLVISALVFTIIELPPGDYFDSYVAELRAQGEAVDSDRIEMMRKDYGFDKPPIIRYFYWVGGMLHGDFGYSFEYELPVRDVVGERMWLTVLVSFVTIVFTWLIAFPIGMYSATHQYSWGDYGLTFFGLLGLAIPNFMLALILMYFANIWFGTSIGHLMDQQYLSEPMSWAKAKSILAHLWIPVLIIGTGGTASMIRRLRANLLDELHKQYVVTARAKGLHPFKALVKYPLRMALNFFISDIGSILPAIISGAEITAIVLSLETTGPMLIKALQSQDMYLAGSFLMFLAFLTVIGVLISDLALALLDPRIRLQGGSTK, encoded by the coding sequence GTGCTTCGATATATTGTCTGGCGCATCGCCGTGATGGTTCCAACGCTGCTGGTCATATCGGCGCTGGTGTTCACGATCATCGAACTTCCCCCTGGCGACTATTTCGACAGCTATGTTGCCGAGCTTCGGGCTCAGGGCGAAGCGGTGGATTCCGATCGCATCGAGATGATGCGCAAGGACTATGGTTTCGACAAGCCGCCGATCATTCGCTACTTCTACTGGGTCGGCGGGATGCTGCACGGCGATTTCGGCTATTCCTTCGAATATGAGCTGCCAGTTCGCGACGTCGTCGGGGAGCGAATGTGGCTGACCGTGCTGGTTTCCTTCGTCACGATCGTCTTCACCTGGCTCATCGCCTTTCCGATCGGCATGTACTCCGCCACGCATCAATACAGCTGGGGCGACTACGGCCTGACCTTCTTCGGCCTTCTCGGCCTTGCCATTCCGAACTTCATGCTGGCGCTGATCCTGATGTATTTCGCCAATATCTGGTTCGGCACGTCCATCGGCCATCTCATGGACCAGCAATATCTCAGCGAGCCGATGAGCTGGGCCAAGGCGAAGTCGATCCTCGCCCATCTTTGGATCCCGGTTTTGATCATCGGCACCGGGGGCACGGCAAGCATGATCCGGCGGCTGCGCGCCAACCTGCTGGATGAGCTACACAAGCAATATGTCGTGACCGCGCGCGCCAAAGGCCTTCATCCCTTTAAGGCGCTGGTCAAATATCCGCTGCGCATGGCGCTTAATTTCTTCATTTCGGACATCGGCTCCATCCTGCCGGCCATTATCTCCGGCGCTGAAATCACGGCGATCGTGCTGTCTTTGGAAACGACCGGGCCGATGCTGATCAAGGCGCTGCAGAGCCAGGACATGTATCTGGCGGGGTCGTTCCTGATGTTCCTCGCTTTCCTGACGGTCATCGGAGTCCTGATTTCCGACCTGGCGCTGGC
- a CDS encoding ABC transporter substrate-binding protein codes for MISRRTVLGLMASAFLPNTSSAGDLEPEFLQPRLQAGALPALAERLPKRPRALNLAAIGRQPGQYGGTLRTIIGSQKDIRLMTIYGYARLVGYDEKLNLQPDILESFDVADDRVFTFKIREGHKWSDGGTLTPEDFRYCWEDVWLNDELSQGGLAPALLADGKPPRFDIVDPLTVRYSWDAPNPDFLPKLAAASPLSLVLPAAYLKQFHKKYQDPFRLAGLMKENRAKKWTLLHIRMSRQYRPENPDLPTLDPWQNRTKPPAEQFVFERNPFFHRIDENGRQLPYVDRIVMNVSSSAIISAKTGAGESDLQSMGIDFADYAFLKDAEKRYPVKMHLWKRTQGSRLALLPNLNCADQVWRGLLRDVRVRRALSLAVDRREINMAVFYGLAQESADTVLTESPLYRPEFAKAWVAHDPDQANALLDEVGLQTRDDDGLRILPDGRPAQIIVETAGESTLETDALELITDHWRKIGIALFIRTSQRDIFRSRALGGQIMMSMWSGIDNGVPTADMNPYQLAPTIDDQLQWPLWGAHYLSHGTLGEAPDLAPVVELMALLKRWNASTEATERAEIWNSMLSIYTDQVFSIGTVNGTHQPVLASSRLRNLPEKALYGYDPTAYFGVYMPDTFWLGET; via the coding sequence TTGATCAGCCGGCGCACCGTCCTTGGGCTCATGGCTTCGGCATTTCTGCCGAATACGTCAAGCGCCGGCGATCTGGAGCCGGAATTTCTTCAGCCGCGGCTGCAGGCCGGGGCGCTGCCGGCACTCGCCGAACGTCTGCCGAAGCGCCCGCGCGCGTTGAATCTCGCTGCGATCGGCCGGCAGCCCGGCCAGTATGGCGGCACGCTGCGCACGATCATCGGCAGCCAGAAAGATATCCGGCTGATGACGATCTATGGGTATGCTCGCCTGGTCGGCTATGACGAAAAGCTCAACCTGCAACCCGACATTCTCGAAAGTTTCGACGTAGCGGATGATCGCGTCTTCACTTTCAAGATACGGGAAGGGCATAAATGGTCTGACGGTGGCACGCTGACGCCGGAGGATTTTCGCTATTGTTGGGAAGATGTCTGGCTGAACGATGAGCTTTCGCAAGGCGGGCTCGCCCCAGCCCTGCTGGCTGACGGCAAGCCGCCGCGCTTCGACATCGTCGATCCGTTGACGGTCCGCTATAGTTGGGATGCGCCCAATCCCGACTTCCTGCCCAAGCTCGCTGCTGCTTCGCCGCTATCGCTTGTTCTGCCGGCCGCCTATCTCAAGCAGTTCCACAAGAAATATCAGGATCCATTCCGGCTCGCCGGCCTGATGAAGGAGAACCGGGCCAAGAAATGGACGCTCCTGCATATCCGCATGTCGCGGCAGTATCGCCCGGAGAACCCGGATCTGCCGACGCTCGATCCCTGGCAGAACCGGACCAAGCCGCCGGCCGAACAGTTCGTCTTCGAGCGGAACCCGTTCTTTCATCGAATAGACGAGAATGGCCGGCAACTACCCTATGTTGACCGCATCGTCATGAATGTCAGCTCGTCGGCGATCATTTCCGCCAAGACCGGTGCGGGCGAGAGCGACCTGCAAAGCATGGGAATTGACTTCGCCGACTACGCCTTCCTGAAGGACGCGGAGAAGCGGTACCCGGTGAAGATGCATCTCTGGAAACGCACACAGGGTTCGCGGCTGGCGCTGCTACCCAATCTGAATTGCGCCGACCAGGTGTGGCGTGGCCTTCTTCGCGACGTTCGCGTGCGCCGCGCACTTTCGCTCGCTGTGGACAGGCGCGAGATCAACATGGCCGTGTTCTACGGATTGGCGCAGGAAAGTGCCGATACGGTCCTGACGGAGAGCCCGCTCTACCGGCCGGAATTTGCCAAAGCCTGGGTCGCCCATGACCCCGACCAGGCCAATGCCCTGCTCGACGAGGTCGGGCTTCAGACGCGTGACGATGACGGCCTGCGGATACTTCCCGATGGACGCCCGGCGCAGATCATCGTGGAAACGGCCGGCGAAAGCACGCTGGAAACCGACGCACTCGAACTCATCACCGATCACTGGCGCAAGATCGGCATTGCGCTGTTTATCCGGACTTCGCAGCGCGACATCTTCCGCAGCCGCGCGCTTGGCGGCCAGATCATGATGTCGATGTGGTCGGGCATCGACAATGGCGTGCCGACCGCCGACATGAACCCGTACCAGCTGGCCCCCACCATCGACGACCAGCTGCAATGGCCGCTCTGGGGTGCTCACTACTTGTCTCACGGCACGCTCGGCGAGGCGCCCGATCTTGCGCCTGTGGTCGAGTTGATGGCTTTGCTCAAGCGCTGGAATGCATCGACCGAAGCCACGGAGCGCGCCGAAATCTGGAATTCAATGCTGTCGATCTACACCGATCAGGTGTTCTCGATCGGCACGGTGAACGGAACGCATCAGCCGGTTCTGGCATCCTCGCGGCTGCGCAATCTGCCTGAAAAGGCGCTCTACGGCTACGACCCGACAGCCTATTTCGGTGTCTACATGCCGGATACATTCTGGCTTGGAGAGACCTGA